From a single Oreochromis niloticus isolate F11D_XX linkage group LG3, O_niloticus_UMD_NMBU, whole genome shotgun sequence genomic region:
- the LOC109201128 gene encoding uncharacterized protein LOC109201128 isoform X1, translated as MAYFKILLFLCLISELTALQQDVQMKLGADVTLQCQISTDEIISVLKWSRSDLNTDGYVYFYRNKRFYENYQHPSFHGRVKLRDPEMKDGDVSLILKNVTFNDTGMYECHVAVRNPVRSKRVHTEISHFIDLTVTAATHEILSEKRVMEKGDADGNMDDAERVGPPTLQVVAPVVVVVVVVVVVVALVAIGFVVQRQILQHKKQRPVKLPTEDSAEVQ; from the exons ATGGcttattttaaaattcttctgtttttgtgtctaaTTTCTGAGTTAACAG ctcttcagcaggatgttcaGATGAAGCTTGGAGCTGACGTCACTCTCCAGTGTCAGATTTCCACAGATGAAATAATCTCAGTGCTGAAGTGGAGCAGATCTGACCTGAACACAGACGGCTACGTCTACTTCTACAGGAACAAACGCTTCTATGAAAACTACCAACATCCATCTTTTCATGGCCGAGTGAAGCTGAGGGACCCggagatgaaggatggagacgtttCTCTGATCCTGAAGAACGTCACGTTTAATGACACTGGAATGTATGAGTGTCACGTAGCAGTGAGGAACCCTGTGAGAAGTAAAAGAGTTCACACTGAGATCAGTCACTTCATTGACCTCACAGTCACAG CTGCAACACATGAAATCTTGTCAGAGAAACGAGTCATGGAAAAAGGAGATGCAGATGGAAACATGGATGATGCTGAAAGGGTTGGACCTCCAACTCTTCAGGTTGTTGCtcccgttgttgttgttgttgttgttgttgttgttgttgttgctcttGTTGCCATTGGTTTTGTGGTACAGCGACAAATTCTTCAACATAAGAAGCAACGTCCAGTCAAGCTTCCTACTGAGGACTCAGCTGAAGTGCAATGA
- the LOC109201128 gene encoding myelin-oligodendrocyte glycoprotein isoform X2, producing the protein MAYFKILLFLCLISELTALQQDVQMKLGADVTLQCQISTDEIISVLKWSRSDLNTDGYVYFYRNKRFYENYQHPSFHGRVKLRDPEMKDGDVSLILKNVTFNDTGMYECHVAVRNPVRSKRVHTEISHFIDLTVTAATHEILSEKRVMEKGDADGNMDDAERVGPPTLQVKHMNT; encoded by the exons ATGGcttattttaaaattcttctgtttttgtgtctaaTTTCTGAGTTAACAG ctcttcagcaggatgttcaGATGAAGCTTGGAGCTGACGTCACTCTCCAGTGTCAGATTTCCACAGATGAAATAATCTCAGTGCTGAAGTGGAGCAGATCTGACCTGAACACAGACGGCTACGTCTACTTCTACAGGAACAAACGCTTCTATGAAAACTACCAACATCCATCTTTTCATGGCCGAGTGAAGCTGAGGGACCCggagatgaaggatggagacgtttCTCTGATCCTGAAGAACGTCACGTTTAATGACACTGGAATGTATGAGTGTCACGTAGCAGTGAGGAACCCTGTGAGAAGTAAAAGAGTTCACACTGAGATCAGTCACTTCATTGACCTCACAGTCACAG CTGCAACACATGAAATCTTGTCAGAGAAACGAGTCATGGAAAAAGGAGATGCAGATGGAAACATGGATGATGCTGAAAGGGTTGGACCTCCAACTCTTCAG
- the LOC100712501 gene encoding coxsackievirus and adenovirus receptor homolog isoform X1: MSHILLLLLLTFETAALEGHTEIKVRSGQDVTLHCQDPSGVNITLLEWSIPEIKRDGYVFFYRNGRTSENYQHVRFKGRVELTDPSMKNGDVSVTLKNVNINDTGIYECRIRTSDLSSGQRVQSESRKSINLTVIDSGDPTVEHKDTHVLIIIIVAVVSCLIVGVCVAVFFHRKLQSSTHSNSYEHPSEMLNS, translated from the exons ATGTctcacattcttcttcttcttcttctgactTTTGAGACTGCGGCATTAGAAG GTCACACAGAGATAAAAGTGAGGTCTGGACAAGATGTCACTCTTCACTGTCAGGATCCCAGTGGTGTAAATATCACCCTGTTAGAGTGGAGCATACCTGAGATTAAGAGAGACGGATACGTCTTCTTCTACCGAAACGGGCGCACATCCGAAAACTACCAGCATGTGCGTTTTAAAGGCCGAGTGGAGCTGACAGACCCGTCTATGAAAAACGGAGATGTTTCTGTGACTCTGAAGAATGTCAACATCAACGATACAGGAATATATGAGTGTCGGATTAGAACCAGTGATCTCAGCAGCGGTCAGAGAGTCCAGAGTGAGTCTAGGAAGTCCATCAACCTCACAGTCATAGACTCTG gAGATCCGACTGTAGAACACAAGGACACGCATGTtttaattatcattattgttgCAGTTGTAAGTTGTCTTATTGTTGGTGTTTGTGTTGCTGTATTTTTTCACAGAAAACTGCAATCATCAACACACAGCAACTCTTATGAACATCCATCTGAAATGTTAAACAGTTGA
- the LOC100712501 gene encoding coxsackievirus and adenovirus receptor homolog isoform X2 encodes MSHILLLLLLTFETAALEGHTEIKVRSGQDVTLHCQDPSGVNITLLEWSIPEIKRDGYVFFYRNGRTSENYQHVRFKGRVELTDPSMKNGDVSVTLKNVNINDTGIYECRIRTSDLSSGQRVQSESRKSINLTVIDSENCNHQHTATLMNIHLKC; translated from the exons ATGTctcacattcttcttcttcttcttctgactTTTGAGACTGCGGCATTAGAAG GTCACACAGAGATAAAAGTGAGGTCTGGACAAGATGTCACTCTTCACTGTCAGGATCCCAGTGGTGTAAATATCACCCTGTTAGAGTGGAGCATACCTGAGATTAAGAGAGACGGATACGTCTTCTTCTACCGAAACGGGCGCACATCCGAAAACTACCAGCATGTGCGTTTTAAAGGCCGAGTGGAGCTGACAGACCCGTCTATGAAAAACGGAGATGTTTCTGTGACTCTGAAGAATGTCAACATCAACGATACAGGAATATATGAGTGTCGGATTAGAACCAGTGATCTCAGCAGCGGTCAGAGAGTCCAGAGTGAGTCTAGGAAGTCCATCAACCTCACAGTCATAGACTCTG AAAACTGCAATCATCAACACACAGCAACTCTTATGAACATCCATCTGAAATGTTAA
- the LOC100712501 gene encoding coxsackievirus and adenovirus receptor homolog isoform X3, with protein sequence MSHILLLLLLTFETAALEGHTEIKVRSGQDVTLHCQDPSGVNITLLEWSIPEIKRDGYVFFYRNGRTSENYQHVRFKGRVELTDPSMKNGDVSVTLKNVNINDTGIYECRIRTSDLSSGQRVQSESRKSINLTVIDSDVL encoded by the exons ATGTctcacattcttcttcttcttcttctgactTTTGAGACTGCGGCATTAGAAG GTCACACAGAGATAAAAGTGAGGTCTGGACAAGATGTCACTCTTCACTGTCAGGATCCCAGTGGTGTAAATATCACCCTGTTAGAGTGGAGCATACCTGAGATTAAGAGAGACGGATACGTCTTCTTCTACCGAAACGGGCGCACATCCGAAAACTACCAGCATGTGCGTTTTAAAGGCCGAGTGGAGCTGACAGACCCGTCTATGAAAAACGGAGATGTTTCTGTGACTCTGAAGAATGTCAACATCAACGATACAGGAATATATGAGTGTCGGATTAGAACCAGTGATCTCAGCAGCGGTCAGAGAGTCCAGAGTGAGTCTAGGAAGTCCATCAACCTCACAGTCATAGACTCTG ATGTTCTCTGA